Proteins from a genomic interval of Nitrospina gracilis Nb-211:
- the fliM gene encoding flagellar motor switch protein FliM yields the protein MAQVLSKGEVDALLRGVSENQIEVEADITEEEKGVVPYDLTSQEKIIRGRLPTLEIINQFFSRLFRNSFSGMMRRSADVSTVSTDSLKFGDFLRSLPVPSSLHVFRMEPLRGFGLVVMESSLVFALVDNFFGGNGSSEMKNTGRDFTSIEMRMTRNVIQQALEDWANAWKPVHRVKTSYVRSEVNPQFAAIVPPTDVVLIIVFDIEMERASGTITICLPYTAIEPVLPKLKANFQSERMEADKVWIRRLREELMQTDVECVVELGKTIMTPRKLLQLRVGDTLMLGNDVSDPLTVKVEGIKKYMGHPGVSRGMKAVQISKIIEREE from the coding sequence ATGGCACAGGTATTATCCAAAGGTGAAGTCGATGCGCTTCTTCGCGGTGTCAGCGAAAACCAGATCGAGGTGGAAGCGGACATCACCGAAGAGGAAAAGGGGGTCGTTCCGTACGACCTGACCAGCCAGGAAAAGATCATCCGGGGCCGCCTGCCGACCCTGGAAATCATCAACCAGTTCTTTTCCCGCCTGTTCCGCAACTCCTTTTCGGGCATGATGCGGCGCTCCGCCGACGTCAGCACGGTGTCCACCGATTCGCTGAAGTTCGGCGACTTTCTGCGTTCTCTGCCGGTTCCATCGAGTTTGCATGTGTTCCGCATGGAGCCTCTGCGCGGATTCGGGCTGGTGGTCATGGAAAGCAGCCTGGTGTTCGCGCTGGTGGACAACTTCTTCGGCGGAAACGGTTCTTCCGAGATGAAGAACACGGGCCGGGACTTCACGTCCATCGAGATGCGCATGACGCGCAACGTCATCCAGCAGGCGTTGGAAGACTGGGCTAATGCGTGGAAGCCGGTGCACCGGGTCAAAACCTCTTATGTGCGCTCCGAGGTCAACCCGCAGTTCGCGGCCATCGTGCCGCCCACGGACGTGGTGTTGATCATCGTGTTTGATATCGAAATGGAGCGCGCCTCCGGCACCATCACCATCTGCCTGCCGTACACGGCGATCGAGCCGGTTCTGCCGAAATTGAAAGCGAACTTCCAGAGCGAGCGGATGGAGGCCGACAAGGTCTGGATCCGCCGCCTGCGCGAAGAGCTGATGCAGACCGATGTTGAATGCGTGGTGGAGCTGGGGAAAACCATCATGACGCCTCGCAAACTGCTCCAGTTGCGGGTGGGTGACACCCTCATGCTTGGCAACGATGTTTCCGATCCGCTGACGGTCAAGGTGGAGGGCATCAAGAAGTACATGGGCCACCCCGGCGTCTCCCGGGGCATGAAGGCCGTACAGATTTCCAAAATCATTGAAAGGGAAGAGTGA
- a CDS encoding ammonium transporter: MGRFFQYVVFAIGFGLWSVLPAYAEEAPQLNGADTAWILVSSALVMLMLPGLALFYGGMVRRKNVLSTIMHSFIPLGVITIQWVLIGYSLSFGGDIGGLIGNFDKVFLNDTDVNTLNGTIPDYLFSMFQLMFAIITVALISGGIAERVSFKAYVIFIFIWSTLVYDPICHWVWGGGWLGELGALDFAGGTVVHISSGVAGLAAALYLKKRRGFPGPMMIPHNLPLVLLGAGLLWFGWFGFNAGSALAADQNAVLAFTNTQVATGAGMLGWLVAEQMKSGKPSALGAASGIVAGLVAITPAAGFVSPMWAMVIGVVAGMLCYMAVIMKHKKGIDDSLDVFGIHGVGGAWGALATGLFVTHGGTGLLDGNLKQVGVQIIGVAAAALYSFIVTYGLVMVVDKMVGFRVDEEDEEIGLDATQHGESGYNLV; this comes from the coding sequence ATGGGTCGATTTTTCCAATACGTGGTTTTTGCGATCGGATTCGGGTTGTGGTCGGTCCTCCCTGCCTATGCAGAGGAGGCCCCCCAGCTAAATGGAGCGGACACGGCCTGGATCCTCGTGTCCTCTGCGCTGGTCATGCTGATGCTTCCGGGACTGGCTCTGTTCTACGGCGGCATGGTGCGGCGTAAAAACGTACTGAGCACCATCATGCACAGTTTCATTCCCCTCGGAGTGATTACCATTCAATGGGTCCTGATCGGGTATTCGCTTTCGTTTGGCGGTGACATCGGAGGATTGATAGGGAACTTCGACAAAGTATTCCTTAACGACACTGATGTGAACACCCTGAACGGCACCATCCCGGATTACCTGTTCAGCATGTTTCAGTTGATGTTCGCCATCATCACCGTCGCCCTGATCAGCGGCGGCATCGCCGAGCGGGTGTCTTTCAAAGCCTACGTCATCTTTATTTTTATCTGGTCCACTCTGGTGTACGACCCCATCTGCCACTGGGTGTGGGGTGGCGGCTGGCTGGGTGAACTGGGCGCTCTGGATTTCGCTGGCGGCACGGTGGTGCACATTTCTTCCGGCGTCGCGGGGCTGGCGGCGGCGTTGTACCTGAAAAAGCGCCGCGGGTTTCCCGGTCCCATGATGATTCCGCACAACCTGCCCCTGGTTCTTCTGGGCGCGGGCCTCTTGTGGTTCGGCTGGTTCGGTTTCAATGCGGGAAGCGCCTTGGCGGCCGATCAGAACGCCGTTCTGGCCTTCACCAACACCCAGGTCGCCACCGGGGCGGGCATGCTGGGATGGCTGGTTGCGGAGCAGATGAAATCCGGAAAACCGAGCGCACTGGGCGCGGCCTCAGGCATCGTCGCGGGACTGGTGGCCATCACGCCGGCGGCGGGCTTCGTCTCTCCCATGTGGGCGATGGTCATCGGTGTGGTCGCCGGCATGCTCTGCTATATGGCGGTCATCATGAAGCACAAAAAAGGCATCGACGATTCCCTGGACGTGTTCGGCATCCATGGCGTTGGGGGCGCCTGGGGCGCCCTGGCTACGGGCCTGTTCGTCACACATGGAGGAACCGGACTTCTGGACGGCAATCTGAAGCAGGTCGGCGTGCAGATCATCGGCGTCGCCGCGGCGGCGCTTTATTCCTTCATCGTCACCTACGGTCTGGTGATGGTGGTGGACAAGATGGTCGGGTTCCGGGTGGATGAGGAAGACGAGGAAATCGGCCTCGACGCCACGCAACACGGAGAGTCGGGCTACAACCTCGTTTGA
- a CDS encoding porin, translating to MKGKFRLLAVGLAFSLITITTGAHAGSNVFKLLEDVEVHGFVSSSYSYNFNRPLSQTNCGVAPLTACVRIFDQDDNSFKLDNTELVFLKQADDKGDIGFRFDLTFGFSLPEGAQRLRSSAVAGGTPGLSTADDDFDLQQSYVTWNAPIGKGLKVDVGKFVTHVGAEVFDGYDGYNTNFSRTFVFGWGIPFTHTGIRASYDINEQWSVMFMIANNWEEAGTTDNNSDKSFGAQIGYAPFENISILFNYVGGNQGTLGTDAGNDNWRNIFDTVIDIGITDQLAVQLNADYGSEENSGPGAGTAAWWGVAGIVRYDFNRWFSLNVRSAWFRDQDGFRLGAVNNSLREFTITPEFRILQNMVVRLEYRHDESNLSVFETRTGTGTQHQDTVAFNTLIHF from the coding sequence ATGAAAGGCAAATTTCGATTGCTGGCTGTGGGGCTGGCATTTTCATTGATAACCATCACCACCGGGGCGCATGCCGGTTCCAATGTATTCAAACTGCTGGAAGATGTCGAGGTCCACGGTTTCGTCTCATCTTCATACAGCTACAATTTCAACCGGCCCCTGTCGCAGACCAACTGCGGCGTCGCGCCGCTCACCGCCTGCGTCCGCATCTTCGATCAGGACGACAACAGCTTCAAACTGGACAACACCGAGCTGGTGTTTCTGAAGCAGGCCGATGACAAGGGGGACATCGGGTTTCGTTTCGACCTGACCTTCGGTTTCAGCCTGCCGGAAGGCGCCCAGCGCCTGCGCAGTTCGGCGGTCGCCGGGGGCACGCCGGGATTGTCCACCGCGGATGATGACTTCGACCTCCAGCAGTCCTACGTCACCTGGAACGCGCCTATCGGCAAGGGCCTGAAAGTCGATGTGGGCAAGTTCGTCACCCACGTCGGGGCGGAGGTGTTTGATGGATACGACGGTTACAATACGAACTTTTCGCGCACCTTTGTCTTCGGCTGGGGCATTCCCTTCACGCATACGGGCATCCGCGCTTCCTACGACATCAACGAACAGTGGAGCGTCATGTTCATGATCGCCAACAACTGGGAGGAAGCAGGCACCACCGACAACAACTCCGACAAATCCTTCGGCGCGCAGATCGGCTACGCTCCCTTCGAAAACATCAGCATCCTGTTCAACTACGTGGGCGGCAACCAGGGCACACTGGGCACCGATGCCGGCAACGACAACTGGCGTAACATCTTCGATACGGTTATCGACATCGGCATCACCGACCAACTGGCCGTTCAATTGAACGCGGATTATGGTTCCGAAGAAAACTCCGGGCCCGGTGCCGGCACAGCGGCCTGGTGGGGCGTGGCGGGAATCGTGCGCTACGACTTCAACAGATGGTTTTCGCTCAATGTGCGCTCGGCATGGTTTCGCGATCAGGACGGTTTCCGCCTGGGCGCCGTCAACAACAGCCTGCGCGAGTTCACCATCACCCCGGAATTCCGCATCCTGCAAAATATGGTGGTCCGCTTGGAGTACCGGCACGACGAGTCCAACCTGAGCGTGTTCGAAACCCGGACGGGGACGGGAACCCAGCATCAGGATACAGTGGCTTTCAACACCCTGATTCACTTCTGA
- a CDS encoding flagellar basal body-associated FliL family protein, which yields MAQQETQEGVDQIIEEVPRRGVSRGFLLTLLLIAGLAVGGYFAFLNFIQPQMEANQQGKPLEVPGSKFAEKEPREMGVMYPLEPFLINLARSNGKQYLKVSLTLELSSPEVRPEVKANEFKIVDSILLLLSSKTREDVISLQGKFKLKDEIATRVNRFLVMGHVKDVYFSEFIVQ from the coding sequence ATGGCTCAGCAGGAAACTCAGGAAGGTGTCGATCAGATTATTGAAGAGGTTCCCAGGCGCGGTGTGAGCCGGGGGTTTCTGCTCACTCTTCTGTTGATCGCGGGACTGGCGGTGGGCGGTTATTTTGCGTTTTTGAACTTCATACAGCCGCAAATGGAAGCCAACCAACAGGGCAAGCCGCTGGAGGTGCCGGGTTCCAAGTTCGCTGAAAAGGAACCCCGGGAAATGGGGGTGATGTATCCTCTGGAGCCGTTTCTCATCAACCTCGCCCGTAGCAACGGCAAGCAGTACCTGAAAGTCAGCCTGACTCTGGAGCTCAGCTCCCCGGAGGTGCGCCCGGAGGTCAAGGCCAACGAATTTAAGATTGTGGATTCCATCCTGCTCCTGCTCAGCAGTAAAACGCGGGAGGATGTCATCTCTCTGCAGGGCAAGTTCAAGTTGAAGGACGAGATCGCCACCCGGGTGAACCGGTTCCTGGTGATGGGCCACGTCAAGGACGTCTATTTCTCGGAATTCATCGTTCAATAA